The following are from one region of the Pantoea cypripedii genome:
- a CDS encoding maltoporin, translating to MNTTLRTLTLALAVALTSPSLLAETSVPIDFHGYLRGGVGVSGDGGQVEWQKNKLGRLGNESDTYGELELGSEVYKKNDVSFYLDSMVSMVSDGSNDNETTLGDDAQFGLRQLNLQIKGLIPNDPNAVIWGGKRYYQRHDLHIIDTKYWNISGSGAGIENYTFGPGAVSVAWIRGDANDVDYRVDNDNDVNINYIDVRYAGWKPWSGAWTEFGIDYAMPNPTKKQKEYGGLYDADDGVMATGEISQDMFGGYNKLVLQYATKGLAQNMVSQGGGWYDMWNYVNDASGYRVINTGLIPITEKFSLNHVLTYGSANDITEYTDKTRLVSLVGRGQYQLTNYVRLIGEAGAFYQKDDYKNGTHYKQAGEKYTFAVGLADGPEFMSRPELRVFASYLNDSEDGKPFEDGTKNDTWNFGVQVEAWW from the coding sequence ATGAACACTACGCTACGCACACTCACCCTTGCGTTAGCCGTTGCGCTGACTTCACCTTCACTTCTGGCTGAGACATCTGTACCTATCGACTTTCACGGCTACCTGCGCGGCGGCGTAGGTGTGTCCGGCGATGGTGGACAGGTTGAATGGCAAAAGAACAAGCTGGGCCGCCTGGGTAACGAATCCGATACCTACGGTGAACTGGAACTGGGTTCAGAAGTGTATAAAAAAAACGACGTGAGTTTTTACCTCGACAGCATGGTCAGCATGGTTTCCGACGGTTCTAACGACAATGAAACCACCCTTGGCGATGACGCCCAGTTCGGTTTGCGCCAGCTGAATCTGCAAATCAAGGGGCTTATCCCCAACGATCCTAATGCGGTGATCTGGGGCGGTAAACGTTACTACCAGCGCCACGACCTGCACATCATCGATACGAAATACTGGAACATTTCTGGTTCCGGCGCTGGGATTGAAAACTACACTTTCGGGCCTGGCGCGGTCTCGGTGGCCTGGATCCGTGGTGACGCTAACGACGTAGATTACCGCGTCGATAATGACAATGACGTCAACATCAACTACATCGACGTTCGCTACGCGGGCTGGAAGCCGTGGTCAGGCGCATGGACCGAGTTCGGCATCGACTACGCCATGCCAAATCCGACCAAAAAACAGAAAGAGTACGGCGGATTATACGACGCAGATGATGGCGTTATGGCGACCGGCGAAATCAGCCAGGACATGTTTGGCGGCTACAACAAGCTGGTACTGCAATATGCCACCAAAGGGTTGGCGCAGAACATGGTGTCACAGGGTGGTGGCTGGTATGACATGTGGAATTATGTGAACGACGCCAGCGGCTACCGCGTGATTAACACTGGGTTGATTCCGATTACTGAGAAGTTCTCGCTGAACCATGTTCTGACATACGGTTCTGCCAATGACATTACGGAATATACCGACAAAACCCGGTTGGTCTCACTGGTGGGCCGCGGGCAATATCAGCTCACCAATTATGTGCGCCTGATCGGCGAAGCCGGTGCTTTCTACCAGAAAGACGACTATAAAAACGGCACTCACTACAAACAGGCCGGTGAAAAATACACCTTCGCGGTGGGTCTGGCAGATGGCCCTGAATTTATGTCACGACCTGAATTACGTGTTTTCGCTTCGTATTTAAATGATTCAGAAGATGGTAAACCATTTGAAGATGGGACCAAAAATGATACGTGGAACTTTGGCGTACAGGTCGAGGCCTGGTGGTAA
- a CDS encoding beta-galactosidase — MNKFAPLSPKVVSLLHGADYNPEQWESYPGIIDNDIAMMKQAKCNVMSVGIFSWSKLEPHEGEFNFAWLDAVIERLYAAGIHIFLATPSGARPAWMSQKYPEVLRVGRDRIPALHGGRHNHCMTSPVYREKTLKINTLLAERYAQHPAVIGWHISNEYGGECHCDLCQQKFRDWLKARYQTLDNLNHAWWSDFWSHTYSAWSQIQSPSPQGEVSVHGLNLDWRRFNTAQVTDFCRHEIAPLKAANSQLPVTTNFMEYFYDYDYWQLAPALDFISWDSYPMWHRDKDETQLACYTAMYHDMMRSLKGGKPFVLMESTPSVTNWQPTSKVKKPGMHILSSLQAVAHGADSVQYFQWRKSRGSVEKFHGAVIDHVGHLDTRVGREVCALGEILEKLTPVMGCRTDARVAIIFDQQNRWALDDAEGPRNKGLEYEKTVNEHYRPFWEKGIAVDIIDADADLSRYQLVIAPMLYMVRDGFAERAEAFVAAGGHLVTSYWTGVVNESDLCYLGGFPGPLRNLIGVWAEEIDCLDDNERNLVHGLVGNDAGLQGPYQVRHLCELIHAESAKPLATYQDDFYAGRPAVTVNQFGQGKAWHVASRNDLTFQRDFFASIIDELSLQRAIDQDLAPGVVATARTDGETTFVFIQNFSDQQQTITLPPGYQDCLSASPVSAPLVLTPWDCRVVRRQA; from the coding sequence ATGAATAAATTTGCGCCTTTAAGCCCGAAGGTTGTCTCGCTATTGCATGGCGCGGACTATAACCCGGAACAATGGGAGAGTTATCCCGGCATTATTGATAACGATATTGCCATGATGAAACAGGCTAAATGCAATGTCATGTCGGTCGGGATATTTAGCTGGTCAAAACTGGAACCTCATGAAGGTGAATTTAATTTCGCCTGGCTGGATGCGGTGATTGAGAGGTTATACGCGGCGGGAATTCATATTTTCCTCGCCACGCCGAGCGGCGCGCGGCCTGCCTGGATGTCACAGAAATACCCGGAAGTGCTGCGTGTTGGGCGCGATCGCATCCCTGCGCTGCACGGCGGGCGACATAACCACTGCATGACATCGCCGGTATATCGGGAAAAAACGCTAAAAATCAATACGCTGTTGGCTGAGCGCTATGCGCAGCATCCAGCGGTGATCGGCTGGCATATTTCCAACGAATACGGTGGTGAATGCCACTGCGATTTGTGCCAGCAAAAATTCCGTGACTGGCTGAAAGCCCGTTACCAGACGCTGGACAACCTTAATCACGCATGGTGGAGCGATTTTTGGAGTCACACCTATTCCGCCTGGTCGCAAATTCAGTCACCGTCGCCGCAGGGTGAAGTGTCAGTCCACGGTCTGAATCTCGACTGGCGTCGTTTTAACACCGCGCAGGTCACCGATTTCTGCCGCCATGAAATCGCCCCATTGAAAGCCGCGAATTCGCAGCTGCCGGTGACCACCAACTTTATGGAATATTTCTACGATTATGACTACTGGCAGCTCGCGCCAGCGCTCGACTTTATCTCCTGGGACAGCTACCCGATGTGGCACCGGGATAAAGATGAAACCCAGCTCGCCTGCTACACCGCGATGTACCATGACATGATGCGCTCGCTGAAGGGGGGTAAGCCATTTGTGTTGATGGAGTCAACGCCGAGCGTCACCAACTGGCAGCCAACCAGCAAAGTAAAAAAACCGGGGATGCATATTTTGTCCTCGTTACAGGCGGTCGCACATGGTGCGGATTCGGTGCAGTACTTCCAGTGGCGTAAAAGTCGCGGTTCGGTAGAGAAGTTCCACGGCGCAGTTATCGATCACGTTGGTCACCTGGATACGCGTGTCGGACGTGAAGTGTGTGCGCTCGGCGAGATTCTCGAAAAACTCACGCCGGTGATGGGCTGTCGTACCGATGCGCGCGTGGCGATCATCTTCGATCAGCAAAACCGCTGGGCGCTGGATGATGCCGAAGGTCCGCGAAATAAGGGGCTGGAGTACGAAAAAACCGTCAATGAACACTACCGCCCGTTCTGGGAAAAGGGTATTGCGGTGGATATCATTGACGCCGATGCCGATCTGAGTCGCTATCAACTGGTGATCGCACCGATGTTGTATATGGTGCGCGATGGTTTTGCTGAGCGTGCCGAAGCATTTGTTGCGGCGGGTGGTCATCTGGTCACGTCCTACTGGACCGGGGTGGTGAATGAGAGCGATCTTTGTTATCTCGGCGGTTTCCCAGGCCCGCTGCGCAATCTGATCGGCGTCTGGGCCGAAGAGATCGACTGTCTGGATGATAATGAGCGCAATCTTGTGCACGGACTGGTGGGGAATGATGCTGGATTGCAGGGACCGTATCAGGTACGTCATCTGTGTGAACTGATTCATGCTGAGAGCGCAAAACCGTTGGCCACCTACCAGGATGATTTCTACGCAGGTCGTCCGGCGGTGACGGTCAATCAGTTCGGCCAGGGTAAGGCGTGGCACGTTGCTTCACGCAACGATCTGACGTTCCAGCGTGATTTCTTTGCCAGCATCATTGACGAATTGTCGCTTCAGCGCGCCATTGACCAGGATTTAGCGCCGGGTGTCGTGGCGACTGCGCGCACCGATGGTGAAACCACGTTTGTCTTTATCCAGAACTTTAGTGACCAGCAACAGACAATTACCCTGCCACCAGGCTACCAGGATTGTCTGTCGGCCAGCCCCGTCAGCGCTCCGTTGGTGCTGACACCCTGGGATTGCCGTGTTGTTCGCCGTCAAGCGTAA
- a CDS encoding glucose PTS transporter subunit EIIB has protein sequence MVSLKSFLHYFSEPKHIAAVSISDAELHLIQRLAQAFGGAENIENVDACLTRLRVTVKDLASVDSQALQNEGALGVIILGQQVHAIFGKQSDALRKLLDEHFSPRE, from the coding sequence ATGGTGAGTCTTAAATCCTTCCTGCACTACTTCTCTGAACCGAAACATATCGCTGCTGTGTCCATCAGCGATGCCGAGCTGCATTTGATCCAGCGGCTGGCGCAGGCATTTGGTGGTGCAGAGAATATTGAGAATGTTGATGCCTGTCTGACACGTTTACGGGTGACGGTGAAAGACCTGGCTAGTGTGGATTCACAGGCGCTGCAAAATGAAGGGGCGTTGGGTGTGATTATTCTTGGCCAGCAGGTGCATGCCATATTTGGCAAACAGTCAGACGCGCTACGTAAATTACTCGATGAACATTTCTCGCCTCGTGAATAA
- a CDS encoding ShlB/FhaC/HecB family hemolysin secretion/activation protein has protein sequence MELLTLAGIIGTRWRGHIAAGISILSFGVQAAPFIDQQQQHIKTQQSAKDAQLTPEAPDILLEGKNRANADDAFPQETPCFPIKSVQLIGREAFPFWFPAQHIVNDAVGHCLGVKGINQLMSRLQNQLIEHGWVTSRVLVPEQDLSQGVLKLAMVPGTIRRIRYADGSDDRAFLYSAMPAREGKLLDLRDIEQGLENQQRLPTVEDNMEIVPGEHPGESDVVITRHQRRIWRTSLWVDDSGTRSTGRYQGGAMLALDNPFALSDLLYVSASHDLGFKGGRQSKNINGHYSVPLGYWLFEINAGQNNYTQNIAGYNGDIRYSGKSKNLSVRLSRVIQRNASGKTTLHTSVQAREIRNYIDDTEIAVQRRRTSAWQAGLDHRQYFGDVTLDSGVTYQHGTRWFGALPAYEESYDDGYRATEKSKILTWTAALNWPFTLGSQHFRYQMNYLRQMSNTPLTSPDQLAIGNRWTVRGFDGERMLSASHGWYVQNTLAWRTPLPDQEFYLGADYGEVGGFSDGSTLLGQHLAGGVAGLRGTIAALHASYDVFSGIPLSKPQGFKTDPVTFGFSLSWQY, from the coding sequence ATGGAGTTGTTGACCTTGGCAGGGATCATCGGCACTCGCTGGCGTGGGCATATTGCCGCTGGCATCAGTATTCTCTCTTTCGGTGTGCAGGCTGCCCCCTTTATTGATCAGCAGCAACAGCATATTAAAACGCAGCAATCTGCTAAAGATGCGCAATTAACGCCTGAAGCACCCGATATTTTACTGGAGGGGAAAAATCGCGCTAATGCAGATGATGCATTTCCACAGGAAACGCCATGCTTCCCCATTAAAAGCGTGCAGCTCATTGGCCGTGAGGCGTTTCCCTTTTGGTTCCCGGCGCAGCACATCGTGAATGACGCGGTGGGCCATTGCCTGGGTGTAAAAGGTATCAATCAACTGATGAGCCGGTTGCAGAATCAGCTGATTGAACATGGCTGGGTGACTTCCCGCGTCCTGGTACCGGAACAGGATCTCAGCCAGGGCGTACTGAAGCTTGCGATGGTACCGGGTACCATCCGCAGGATCCGCTATGCCGATGGGTCTGATGATCGGGCTTTTCTTTACAGTGCTATGCCCGCGAGGGAAGGGAAGCTGCTGGACCTGCGGGATATTGAACAGGGCCTGGAGAACCAGCAACGTCTGCCGACGGTGGAAGACAACATGGAAATCGTGCCTGGCGAACACCCGGGCGAAAGTGACGTGGTGATTACCCGACATCAGCGCAGAATCTGGCGCACCAGCCTGTGGGTTGACGATTCCGGTACCCGCTCCACCGGCCGGTATCAGGGCGGCGCGATGCTGGCGCTCGATAACCCGTTTGCGCTGAGCGATCTGCTGTATGTCTCCGCCAGCCATGACCTGGGTTTTAAAGGGGGCAGACAGAGTAAAAATATCAATGGCCACTACTCAGTGCCGCTGGGTTATTGGCTGTTTGAAATCAACGCGGGCCAGAATAACTACACGCAGAACATTGCAGGCTATAACGGCGACATCCGCTATTCCGGTAAGAGCAAAAACCTCAGTGTCAGGCTGAGCAGGGTTATCCAGCGCAATGCCAGCGGTAAAACCACGCTGCATACCAGCGTACAGGCCCGCGAAATCCGCAATTACATCGACGATACCGAAATTGCCGTACAACGGCGGCGTACCAGTGCCTGGCAGGCAGGACTGGACCATCGCCAGTATTTTGGGGATGTCACTCTCGATAGCGGTGTGACTTACCAGCACGGTACCCGCTGGTTTGGTGCACTCCCCGCTTACGAAGAAAGCTATGACGACGGTTACAGAGCCACCGAGAAAAGCAAAATCCTGACCTGGACAGCGGCGCTGAACTGGCCATTCACGCTGGGAAGTCAGCATTTCCGCTATCAGATGAATTATCTGCGCCAGATGAGCAACACGCCGCTGACCTCTCCCGACCAGCTGGCTATTGGCAACCGCTGGACGGTACGTGGTTTTGACGGTGAGCGCATGCTAAGTGCCAGCCACGGCTGGTATGTCCAGAACACGCTCGCGTGGCGCACTCCCTTGCCGGACCAGGAGTTTTATCTCGGTGCCGATTACGGCGAAGTGGGCGGATTCAGCGATGGCTCAACGCTGCTGGGGCAACATCTGGCCGGTGGTGTGGCTGGCCTGCGCGGCACGATTGCCGCGCTGCATGCCAGTTACGACGTCTTCAGCGGCATTCCGCTATCCAAACCACAGGGCTTTAAAACCGATCCAGTCACATTTGGCTTCAGCCTTAGCTGGCAGTACTGA
- a CDS encoding LacI family DNA-binding transcriptional regulator gives MKSKSATLEDVARHAGVSYQTVSRVLNKSANVSETTRLKVEKSIELLRYVPNRLAQQLVGKQSQTIGLVTTSLALHAPSQVAAAVKRYANLDDYQVLISMIDENVNQDIQFAINELKSQLVDKVIINVPLETEEAQRIASDNDSIVCLFLDVDPYSSVFNVSFNPADGTRASVKHLYELGHREIALLAGPESSVSAKLRLKSWIDTLSSYGLKPVTVFHGTWDAQSGYAGALQMLRETPNFTAVLVGNDQMALGVLSAFHQHQIAIPGEKSVVGYDGTYESSFFHPALTTVSLDLDLQGKEAVRRLLDSGHGDTARSSSVLPANLIVRHSTGGVQEQGINLQDIAQQLQVIAHKLWK, from the coding sequence ATGAAGTCTAAAAGTGCAACGCTGGAAGACGTAGCCCGTCATGCGGGAGTCTCCTACCAGACCGTGTCCAGGGTACTCAACAAATCTGCCAATGTATCCGAAACCACGCGTTTAAAAGTGGAGAAATCCATAGAGTTATTGCGTTACGTGCCAAACCGGCTGGCGCAGCAGTTGGTGGGTAAGCAAAGCCAGACCATTGGTCTGGTGACCACATCTCTGGCGCTACATGCACCTTCGCAGGTGGCGGCTGCGGTGAAACGCTACGCTAACCTCGATGATTACCAGGTGCTGATTTCAATGATCGATGAGAACGTCAATCAAGATATTCAATTCGCCATCAACGAACTGAAGTCACAACTGGTGGACAAAGTGATTATCAACGTGCCGCTGGAAACCGAAGAGGCGCAGCGTATCGCCTCTGACAACGACAGCATCGTTTGTCTGTTCCTTGATGTTGACCCCTATAGTTCCGTGTTTAACGTTTCGTTTAACCCGGCTGATGGCACCCGTGCCAGTGTCAAACATCTCTATGAACTGGGCCATCGGGAGATTGCGCTGCTGGCCGGACCGGAATCGTCGGTATCAGCAAAACTGCGCCTGAAAAGCTGGATCGACACGCTCAGCAGCTATGGACTGAAACCAGTGACGGTATTTCATGGCACCTGGGATGCACAGAGCGGTTACGCTGGTGCGTTACAGATGTTACGTGAAACGCCGAATTTCACTGCGGTGCTGGTGGGAAACGACCAGATGGCACTCGGCGTGTTGAGCGCATTCCATCAACATCAGATCGCCATTCCGGGTGAGAAATCAGTGGTAGGCTACGACGGCACCTATGAAAGTTCGTTCTTCCATCCGGCTCTGACCACCGTTTCGCTGGATCTCGATTTGCAGGGTAAAGAAGCGGTGCGCCGCCTGCTCGACAGCGGTCACGGCGATACGGCGCGCAGTTCGTCAGTGTTACCGGCAAATCTTATCGTCCGTCACTCCACCGGAGGGGTGCAGGAACAGGGGATCAACCTGCAGGATATCGCCCAGCAATTGCAGGTCATTGCACATAAGTTGTGGAAATAA